Proteins from one Mustela erminea isolate mMusErm1 chromosome 20, mMusErm1.Pri, whole genome shotgun sequence genomic window:
- the GUSB gene encoding beta-glucuronidase isoform X2 — protein sequence MIISQSGPTLDMPVPSSFNDVGQDRQLRSFVGWVWYEREVTLPQRWTQDLGTRVVLRIGSAHYYAIVWVNGVHVVEHEGGHLPFEADISKLVQSGPLSSCRITIAINNTLTPHTLPPGTILHRTDTSKYPKGYFVQNTNFDFFNYAGLHRPVLLYTTPTTYIDDITVTTSVDQGTGLVDYQIFVQGSEHFQLEVRLLDQEGKVVAQGTGCRGQLQVPNAHLWWPYLMHEHPAYLYSLEVRVTTQTAAGPVSDFYTLPVGIRTVEVTERQFLINGKPFYFHGVNKHEDADIRGRGFDWALLVKDFNLLRWLGANAFRTSHYPYAEEVLQLCDRYGIVVIDESPGVGIVLAQSYGNRSLQHHLEVMGELVRRDKNHPAVVMWSVANEPASFLPPAGYYFKTLIAHTKALDPSRPVTFVTNSNYEADLGAPYVDVICVNSYYSWYHDYGHLEVIPLQLATQFENWYRTYQKPIIQSEYGAGAIPGFHQDPPAMFSEEYQKALLQQYHMVLDEKRKNYVVGELVWNFADFMTDQAPQRVMGNKKGIFTRQRQPKAAAFLLRERYWQLANDTRRPPAAGGSQCLESGLFHV from the exons ATGATCATCAGTCAG TCGGGCCCCACACTGGACATGCCGGTTCCCTCCAGCTTCAACGATGTGGGCCAGGATAGGCAGCTGCGCAGCTTTGTCGGCTGGGTGTGGTATGAGCGGGAGGTGACCCTGCCCCAGCGATGGACCCAGGACCTGGGCACGAGGGTGGTGCTGAGGATTGGCAGTGCCCACTACTATGCCATTGTG TGGGTGAATGGGGTGCATGTGGTGGAGCATGAGGGGGGGCATCTCCCCTTCGAAGCTGACATCAGCAAGCTGGTCCAGAGTGGGCCCCTGTCCTCCTGCCGCATTACCATTGCCATCAACAACACACTCACCCCCCACACGCTGCCGCCAGGGACCATCCTCCACAGGACGGATACCTCCAA GTACCCTAAGGGTTACTTTGTGCAGAACACAAACTTTGACTTCTTCAACTACGCGGGACTGCATCGGCCCGTGCTTCTCTACACTACACCTACCACCTACATCGATGACATCACCGTCACCACCAGCGTGGACCAGGGCACCG GGCTGGTGGATTACCAGATTTTCGTGCAGGGCAGTGAACACTTCCAGTTGGAAGTGCGTCTTCTGGACCAGGAAGGCAAAGTCGTGGCCCAGGGGACAGGGTGCCGCGGTCAGCTGCAGGTTCCCAATGCCCACCTCTGGTGGCCCTACCTGATGCATGAGCACCCCGCCTACCTGTACTCTTTGGAG GTGAGGGTGACCACGCAGACAGCAGCTGGGCCTGTGTCTGACTTCTACACTCTCCCCGTGGGGATTCGCACTGTCGAGGTCACAGAGCGCCAGTTCCTCATCAACGGGAAACCTTTCTATTTCCATGGCGTCAACAAACACGAGGATGCAGAT ATCCGGGGAAGGGGCTTTGACTGGGCCCTGCTGGTGAAGGACTTCAACCTGCTGCGCTGGCTCGGGGCCAACGCCTTCCGCACCAGCCACTACCCCTACGCGGAGGAGGTGCTGCAGCTCTGCGACCGCTACGGGATCGTGGTCATCGACGAGAGCCCCGGCGTGGGCATCGTGCTGGC CCAGAGCTACGGGAACCGGTCTCTGCAGCACCACCTGGAGGTGATGGGGGAGCTGGTGCGCAGGGACAAGAACCACCCCGCGGTGGTCATGTGGTCCGTGGCCAACGAGCCCGCCTCCTTCCTGCCGCCCGCCGGTTACTACTTCAA GACGCTGATTGCTCACACCAAAGCCTTGGACCCCTCCCGGCCCGTGACCTTTGTGACCAACTCCAACTATGAAGCAGACCTGGGG GCGCCGTATGTGGACGTCATCTGTGTGAATAGCTACTACTCTTGGTATCATGACTACGGGCACTTGGAGGTGATTCCGCTGCAGCTGGCCACGCAGTTTGAGAACTGGTACAGGACTTACCAGAAACCCATAATCCAGAGCGAGTACGGAGCCGGGGCCATCCCAGGGTTTCACCAG GATCCACCTGCGATGTTCAGTGAGGAGTACCAGAAGGCTCTGTTGCAGCAGTACCACATGGTTCTGGATGAGAAACGCAAAAACTACGTGGTTGGAGAGCTCGTCTGGAATTTTGCCGACTTTATGACTGACCAGG CCCCGCAGCGAGTGATGGGGAACAAAAAGGGGATCTTCACCCGCCAGAGACAGCCCAAGGCGGCGGCGTTCCTGCTGCGGGAGCGGTACTGGCAACTCGCCAACGACACGCGGCGCCCCCCGGCCGCCGGCGGCTCGCAGTGCCTGGAGAGCGGCCTGTTCCACGTCTGA
- the GUSB gene encoding beta-glucuronidase isoform X1 has protein sequence MHPAAWAALGPLLWACGLALRGGMLYPRESPSRERKELHGLWSFRADFSENRQRGFEQRWYRSPLRESGPTLDMPVPSSFNDVGQDRQLRSFVGWVWYEREVTLPQRWTQDLGTRVVLRIGSAHYYAIVWVNGVHVVEHEGGHLPFEADISKLVQSGPLSSCRITIAINNTLTPHTLPPGTILHRTDTSKYPKGYFVQNTNFDFFNYAGLHRPVLLYTTPTTYIDDITVTTSVDQGTGLVDYQIFVQGSEHFQLEVRLLDQEGKVVAQGTGCRGQLQVPNAHLWWPYLMHEHPAYLYSLEVRVTTQTAAGPVSDFYTLPVGIRTVEVTERQFLINGKPFYFHGVNKHEDADIRGRGFDWALLVKDFNLLRWLGANAFRTSHYPYAEEVLQLCDRYGIVVIDESPGVGIVLAQSYGNRSLQHHLEVMGELVRRDKNHPAVVMWSVANEPASFLPPAGYYFKTLIAHTKALDPSRPVTFVTNSNYEADLGAPYVDVICVNSYYSWYHDYGHLEVIPLQLATQFENWYRTYQKPIIQSEYGAGAIPGFHQDPPAMFSEEYQKALLQQYHMVLDEKRKNYVVGELVWNFADFMTDQAPQRVMGNKKGIFTRQRQPKAAAFLLRERYWQLANDTRRPPAAGGSQCLESGLFHV, from the exons ATGCACCCGGCGGCCTGGGCGGCGCTCGGCCCGCTGCTCTGGGCCTGCGGGCTGGCGCTGCGGGGCGGGATGCTGTACCCGCGGGAGAGCCCGTCGCGGGAGCGCAAGGAGCTGCACGGCCTCTGGAGCTTCCGCGCCGACTTCTCCGAGAACCGGCAGCGCGGCTTCGAGCAGCGGTGGTACCGGTCGCCGCTGCGCGAG TCGGGCCCCACACTGGACATGCCGGTTCCCTCCAGCTTCAACGATGTGGGCCAGGATAGGCAGCTGCGCAGCTTTGTCGGCTGGGTGTGGTATGAGCGGGAGGTGACCCTGCCCCAGCGATGGACCCAGGACCTGGGCACGAGGGTGGTGCTGAGGATTGGCAGTGCCCACTACTATGCCATTGTG TGGGTGAATGGGGTGCATGTGGTGGAGCATGAGGGGGGGCATCTCCCCTTCGAAGCTGACATCAGCAAGCTGGTCCAGAGTGGGCCCCTGTCCTCCTGCCGCATTACCATTGCCATCAACAACACACTCACCCCCCACACGCTGCCGCCAGGGACCATCCTCCACAGGACGGATACCTCCAA GTACCCTAAGGGTTACTTTGTGCAGAACACAAACTTTGACTTCTTCAACTACGCGGGACTGCATCGGCCCGTGCTTCTCTACACTACACCTACCACCTACATCGATGACATCACCGTCACCACCAGCGTGGACCAGGGCACCG GGCTGGTGGATTACCAGATTTTCGTGCAGGGCAGTGAACACTTCCAGTTGGAAGTGCGTCTTCTGGACCAGGAAGGCAAAGTCGTGGCCCAGGGGACAGGGTGCCGCGGTCAGCTGCAGGTTCCCAATGCCCACCTCTGGTGGCCCTACCTGATGCATGAGCACCCCGCCTACCTGTACTCTTTGGAG GTGAGGGTGACCACGCAGACAGCAGCTGGGCCTGTGTCTGACTTCTACACTCTCCCCGTGGGGATTCGCACTGTCGAGGTCACAGAGCGCCAGTTCCTCATCAACGGGAAACCTTTCTATTTCCATGGCGTCAACAAACACGAGGATGCAGAT ATCCGGGGAAGGGGCTTTGACTGGGCCCTGCTGGTGAAGGACTTCAACCTGCTGCGCTGGCTCGGGGCCAACGCCTTCCGCACCAGCCACTACCCCTACGCGGAGGAGGTGCTGCAGCTCTGCGACCGCTACGGGATCGTGGTCATCGACGAGAGCCCCGGCGTGGGCATCGTGCTGGC CCAGAGCTACGGGAACCGGTCTCTGCAGCACCACCTGGAGGTGATGGGGGAGCTGGTGCGCAGGGACAAGAACCACCCCGCGGTGGTCATGTGGTCCGTGGCCAACGAGCCCGCCTCCTTCCTGCCGCCCGCCGGTTACTACTTCAA GACGCTGATTGCTCACACCAAAGCCTTGGACCCCTCCCGGCCCGTGACCTTTGTGACCAACTCCAACTATGAAGCAGACCTGGGG GCGCCGTATGTGGACGTCATCTGTGTGAATAGCTACTACTCTTGGTATCATGACTACGGGCACTTGGAGGTGATTCCGCTGCAGCTGGCCACGCAGTTTGAGAACTGGTACAGGACTTACCAGAAACCCATAATCCAGAGCGAGTACGGAGCCGGGGCCATCCCAGGGTTTCACCAG GATCCACCTGCGATGTTCAGTGAGGAGTACCAGAAGGCTCTGTTGCAGCAGTACCACATGGTTCTGGATGAGAAACGCAAAAACTACGTGGTTGGAGAGCTCGTCTGGAATTTTGCCGACTTTATGACTGACCAGG CCCCGCAGCGAGTGATGGGGAACAAAAAGGGGATCTTCACCCGCCAGAGACAGCCCAAGGCGGCGGCGTTCCTGCTGCGGGAGCGGTACTGGCAACTCGCCAACGACACGCGGCGCCCCCCGGCCGCCGGCGGCTCGCAGTGCCTGGAGAGCGGCCTGTTCCACGTCTGA
- the ASL gene encoding argininosuccinate lyase isoform X1, with translation MASESGKLWGGRFVGAVDPIMEKFNSSIAYDRHLWEVDVQGSKAYSRGLEKAGLLTKAEMDQILHGLDKVAEEWAQGTFKLNPNDEDIHTANERRLKELIGETAGKLHTGRSRNDQVVTDLRLWMRQNCSKLSALLWELIRTMVDRAEAERDVLFPGYTHLQRAQPIRWSHWILSHAVALTRDSERLLEVQKRVNVLPLGSGAIAGNPLGVDRELLRAELNFGAITLNSMDATSERDFVAEFLFWASLCMTHLSRMAEDLILYGTKEFSFVQLSDAYSTGSSLMPQKKNPDSLELIRSKAGRVFGRCSGLLMTLKGLPSTYNKDLQEDKEAVFEVSDTMSAVLQVATGVISTLQIHRDNMARALSPDMLATDLAYYLVRKGMPFRQAHEASGKAVFMAETKGVALNQLSLKDLQAISPLFSGDVSRVWDYGHSVEQYAALGGTARSSVDWQIGQVRALLRAQQA, from the exons AGTGGGAAGCTATGGGGTGGCCGCTTTGTGGGCGCAGTGGACCCCATCATGGAGAAGTTCAACTCATCCATTGCCTACGACCGGCACCTGTGGGAGGTGGACGTGCAGGGCAGCAAGGCCTACAGCCGGGGCCTGGAGAAGGCAGGGCTCCTCACCAAGGCCGAGATGGACCAGATACTTCATGGACTGGACAAG GTGGCTGAGGAGTGGGCCCAGGGCACCTTCAAACTAAACCCCAATGATGAAGACATTCACACAGCCAACGAGCGACGTCTGAAG GAGCTCATCGGCGAAACTGCGGGGAAGCTGCACACAGGCCGAAGTCGGAATGACCAG GTAGTCACAGACCTCAGGTTGTGGATGCGGCAGAACTGCTCTAAACTCTCCGCCCTCCTGTGGGAGCTCATCAGAACGATGGTGGACCGGGCCGAGGC GGAACGCGACGTCCTCTTCCCGGGGTACACACACCTGCAAAGGGCTCAGCCCATCCGCTGGAGCCACTGGATACTGAG CCATGCCGTGGCGCTGACCAGAGACTCGGAGAGGCTGTTGGAGGTCCAGAAGCGGGTCAACGTCCTGCCCCTGGGGAG CGGGGCCATTGCGGGCAACCCTCTGGGTGTGGACCGGGAGCTGCTCCGAGCAG AACTGAACTTTGGGGCCATCACTCTCAACAGCATGGACGCCACCAGTGAGCGAGACTTCGTGG CTGAGTTCCTGTTCTGGGCTTCGCTGTGCATGACCCACCTCAGCAGGATGGCCGAGGATCTCATCCTCTACGGCACCAAGGAATTCAGCTTTGTGCAGCTCTCAGATGCCTACAG CACCGGAAGCAGCCTGATGCCCCAGAAGAAAAACCCAGACAGCCTGGAGCTAATCCGGAGCAAGGCGGGGCGCGTGTTTGGGCGG TGTTCTGGGCTCCTGATGACGCTCAAGGGGCTCCCAAGCACCTACAACAAGGACTTACAG GAGGACAAGGAAGCCGTCTTTGAAGTGTCAGACACCATGAGTGCCGTCCTGCAGGTGGCCACGGGCGTCATCTCCACGCTGCAG ATTCACCGCGACAACATGGCACGGGCTCTTAGTCCTGACATGCTGGCCACTGACCTCGCCTACTACCTGGTCCGCAAAGGG ATGCCGTTCCGCCAGGCGCACGAGGCCTCCGGGAAAGCCGTGTTCATGGCCGAGACCAAGGGGGTCGCCCTCAACCAGCTGTCGCTCAAGGATCTGCAGGCCATCAG CCCCCTGTTCTCGGGCGACGTGAGCCGCGTGTGGGACTACGGCCACAGCGTGGAGCAGTACGCGGCCCTGGGGGGCACAGCGCGCTCCAGCGTCGACTGGCAGATCGGCCAGGTGCGGGCGCTGCTGCGGGCCCAGCAGGCCTAG
- the GUSB gene encoding beta-glucuronidase isoform X3 produces MPVPSSFNDVGQDRQLRSFVGWVWYEREVTLPQRWTQDLGTRVVLRIGSAHYYAIVWVNGVHVVEHEGGHLPFEADISKLVQSGPLSSCRITIAINNTLTPHTLPPGTILHRTDTSKYPKGYFVQNTNFDFFNYAGLHRPVLLYTTPTTYIDDITVTTSVDQGTGLVDYQIFVQGSEHFQLEVRLLDQEGKVVAQGTGCRGQLQVPNAHLWWPYLMHEHPAYLYSLEVRVTTQTAAGPVSDFYTLPVGIRTVEVTERQFLINGKPFYFHGVNKHEDADIRGRGFDWALLVKDFNLLRWLGANAFRTSHYPYAEEVLQLCDRYGIVVIDESPGVGIVLAQSYGNRSLQHHLEVMGELVRRDKNHPAVVMWSVANEPASFLPPAGYYFKTLIAHTKALDPSRPVTFVTNSNYEADLGAPYVDVICVNSYYSWYHDYGHLEVIPLQLATQFENWYRTYQKPIIQSEYGAGAIPGFHQDPPAMFSEEYQKALLQQYHMVLDEKRKNYVVGELVWNFADFMTDQAPQRVMGNKKGIFTRQRQPKAAAFLLRERYWQLANDTRRPPAAGGSQCLESGLFHV; encoded by the exons ATGCCGGTTCCCTCCAGCTTCAACGATGTGGGCCAGGATAGGCAGCTGCGCAGCTTTGTCGGCTGGGTGTGGTATGAGCGGGAGGTGACCCTGCCCCAGCGATGGACCCAGGACCTGGGCACGAGGGTGGTGCTGAGGATTGGCAGTGCCCACTACTATGCCATTGTG TGGGTGAATGGGGTGCATGTGGTGGAGCATGAGGGGGGGCATCTCCCCTTCGAAGCTGACATCAGCAAGCTGGTCCAGAGTGGGCCCCTGTCCTCCTGCCGCATTACCATTGCCATCAACAACACACTCACCCCCCACACGCTGCCGCCAGGGACCATCCTCCACAGGACGGATACCTCCAA GTACCCTAAGGGTTACTTTGTGCAGAACACAAACTTTGACTTCTTCAACTACGCGGGACTGCATCGGCCCGTGCTTCTCTACACTACACCTACCACCTACATCGATGACATCACCGTCACCACCAGCGTGGACCAGGGCACCG GGCTGGTGGATTACCAGATTTTCGTGCAGGGCAGTGAACACTTCCAGTTGGAAGTGCGTCTTCTGGACCAGGAAGGCAAAGTCGTGGCCCAGGGGACAGGGTGCCGCGGTCAGCTGCAGGTTCCCAATGCCCACCTCTGGTGGCCCTACCTGATGCATGAGCACCCCGCCTACCTGTACTCTTTGGAG GTGAGGGTGACCACGCAGACAGCAGCTGGGCCTGTGTCTGACTTCTACACTCTCCCCGTGGGGATTCGCACTGTCGAGGTCACAGAGCGCCAGTTCCTCATCAACGGGAAACCTTTCTATTTCCATGGCGTCAACAAACACGAGGATGCAGAT ATCCGGGGAAGGGGCTTTGACTGGGCCCTGCTGGTGAAGGACTTCAACCTGCTGCGCTGGCTCGGGGCCAACGCCTTCCGCACCAGCCACTACCCCTACGCGGAGGAGGTGCTGCAGCTCTGCGACCGCTACGGGATCGTGGTCATCGACGAGAGCCCCGGCGTGGGCATCGTGCTGGC CCAGAGCTACGGGAACCGGTCTCTGCAGCACCACCTGGAGGTGATGGGGGAGCTGGTGCGCAGGGACAAGAACCACCCCGCGGTGGTCATGTGGTCCGTGGCCAACGAGCCCGCCTCCTTCCTGCCGCCCGCCGGTTACTACTTCAA GACGCTGATTGCTCACACCAAAGCCTTGGACCCCTCCCGGCCCGTGACCTTTGTGACCAACTCCAACTATGAAGCAGACCTGGGG GCGCCGTATGTGGACGTCATCTGTGTGAATAGCTACTACTCTTGGTATCATGACTACGGGCACTTGGAGGTGATTCCGCTGCAGCTGGCCACGCAGTTTGAGAACTGGTACAGGACTTACCAGAAACCCATAATCCAGAGCGAGTACGGAGCCGGGGCCATCCCAGGGTTTCACCAG GATCCACCTGCGATGTTCAGTGAGGAGTACCAGAAGGCTCTGTTGCAGCAGTACCACATGGTTCTGGATGAGAAACGCAAAAACTACGTGGTTGGAGAGCTCGTCTGGAATTTTGCCGACTTTATGACTGACCAGG CCCCGCAGCGAGTGATGGGGAACAAAAAGGGGATCTTCACCCGCCAGAGACAGCCCAAGGCGGCGGCGTTCCTGCTGCGGGAGCGGTACTGGCAACTCGCCAACGACACGCGGCGCCCCCCGGCCGCCGGCGGCTCGCAGTGCCTGGAGAGCGGCCTGTTCCACGTCTGA
- the ASL gene encoding argininosuccinate lyase isoform X2, whose translation MASESGKLWGGRFVGAVDPIMEKFNSSIAYDRHLWEVDVQGSKAYSRGLEKAGLLTKAEMDQILHGLDKVAEEWAQGTFKLNPNDEDIHTANERRLKELIGETAGKLHTGRSRNDQVVTDLRLWMRQNCSKLSALLWELIRTMVDRAEAERDVLFPGYTHLQRAQPIRWSHWILSHAVALTRDSERLLEVQKRVNVLPLGSGAIAGNPLGVDRELLRAELNFGAITLNSMDATSERDFVAEFLFWASLCMTHLSRMAEDLILYGTKEFSFVQLSDAYSTGSSLMPQKKNPDSLELIRSKAGRVFGRCSGLLMTLKGLPSTYNKDLQEDKEAVFEVSDTMSAVLQVATGVISTLQIHRDNMARALSPDMLATDLAYYLVRKGAHEASGKAVFMAETKGVALNQLSLKDLQAISPLFSGDVSRVWDYGHSVEQYAALGGTARSSVDWQIGQVRALLRAQQA comes from the exons AGTGGGAAGCTATGGGGTGGCCGCTTTGTGGGCGCAGTGGACCCCATCATGGAGAAGTTCAACTCATCCATTGCCTACGACCGGCACCTGTGGGAGGTGGACGTGCAGGGCAGCAAGGCCTACAGCCGGGGCCTGGAGAAGGCAGGGCTCCTCACCAAGGCCGAGATGGACCAGATACTTCATGGACTGGACAAG GTGGCTGAGGAGTGGGCCCAGGGCACCTTCAAACTAAACCCCAATGATGAAGACATTCACACAGCCAACGAGCGACGTCTGAAG GAGCTCATCGGCGAAACTGCGGGGAAGCTGCACACAGGCCGAAGTCGGAATGACCAG GTAGTCACAGACCTCAGGTTGTGGATGCGGCAGAACTGCTCTAAACTCTCCGCCCTCCTGTGGGAGCTCATCAGAACGATGGTGGACCGGGCCGAGGC GGAACGCGACGTCCTCTTCCCGGGGTACACACACCTGCAAAGGGCTCAGCCCATCCGCTGGAGCCACTGGATACTGAG CCATGCCGTGGCGCTGACCAGAGACTCGGAGAGGCTGTTGGAGGTCCAGAAGCGGGTCAACGTCCTGCCCCTGGGGAG CGGGGCCATTGCGGGCAACCCTCTGGGTGTGGACCGGGAGCTGCTCCGAGCAG AACTGAACTTTGGGGCCATCACTCTCAACAGCATGGACGCCACCAGTGAGCGAGACTTCGTGG CTGAGTTCCTGTTCTGGGCTTCGCTGTGCATGACCCACCTCAGCAGGATGGCCGAGGATCTCATCCTCTACGGCACCAAGGAATTCAGCTTTGTGCAGCTCTCAGATGCCTACAG CACCGGAAGCAGCCTGATGCCCCAGAAGAAAAACCCAGACAGCCTGGAGCTAATCCGGAGCAAGGCGGGGCGCGTGTTTGGGCGG TGTTCTGGGCTCCTGATGACGCTCAAGGGGCTCCCAAGCACCTACAACAAGGACTTACAG GAGGACAAGGAAGCCGTCTTTGAAGTGTCAGACACCATGAGTGCCGTCCTGCAGGTGGCCACGGGCGTCATCTCCACGCTGCAG ATTCACCGCGACAACATGGCACGGGCTCTTAGTCCTGACATGCTGGCCACTGACCTCGCCTACTACCTGGTCCGCAAAGGG GCGCACGAGGCCTCCGGGAAAGCCGTGTTCATGGCCGAGACCAAGGGGGTCGCCCTCAACCAGCTGTCGCTCAAGGATCTGCAGGCCATCAG CCCCCTGTTCTCGGGCGACGTGAGCCGCGTGTGGGACTACGGCCACAGCGTGGAGCAGTACGCGGCCCTGGGGGGCACAGCGCGCTCCAGCGTCGACTGGCAGATCGGCCAGGTGCGGGCGCTGCTGCGGGCCCAGCAGGCCTAG